Proteins encoded by one window of Sorex araneus isolate mSorAra2 chromosome 3, mSorAra2.pri, whole genome shotgun sequence:
- the ARCN1 gene encoding coatomer subunit delta has protein sequence MVLLAAAVCTKAGKAIVSRQFVEMTRTRIEGLLAAFPKLMNTGKQHTFVETESVRYVYQPMEKLYMVLITTKNSNILEDLETLRLFSRVIPEYCRALEENEISEHCFDLIFAFDEIVALGYRENVNLAQIRTFTEMDSHEEKVFRAVRETQEREAKAEMRRKAKELQQARRDAERQGKKAPGFGGFGSSAVSGGSTAAMITETIIETDKPKVAPAPARPSGPSKALKLGAKGKEVDNFVDKLKSEGETVMSSSMGKRPSEAAQVHAPPINMESVHMKIEEKITLTCGRDGGLQNMELHGMIMLRISDDKFGRIRLHVENDDKKGVQLQTHPNVDKKLFTAESLIGLKNPEKSFPVNSDVGVLKWRLQTTEESFIPLTINCWPSESGNGCDVNIEYELQEENLELNDVVITIPLPSGVGAPVIGEIDGEYRHDSRRNTLEWCLPVIDAKNKSGSLEFSIAGQPNDFFPVQVSFISKKNYCNIQVTKVTQVDGSSPVRFSTETTFLVDKYEIL, from the exons GTGCTGCTGGCGGCCGCGGTGTGCACAAAAGCGGGAAAGGCTATTGTCTCTCGGCAGTTTGTCGAGATGACCCGGACTCGGATAGAGGGCTTGCTGGCAGCGTTCCCAAAGCTCATGAACACGGGCAAACAGCACACATTTGTTGAAACCGAGAGCGTGAGATACGTTTACCAGCCCATGGAGAAACTCTACATGGTTCTGATCACAACCAAGAACAGCAATATCCTGGAGGACCTGGAGACCCTGCGGCTCTTCTCGAGAGTG ATTCCTGAATACTGCCGAGCCTTAGAGGAAAATGAAATATCCGAGcactgttttgatttgatttttgcttttgatgAAATCGTCGCCCTGGGGTACCGGGAGAATGTTAACCTGGCACAGATCAGAACCTTTACAGAAATGGACTCTCATGAGGAGAAGGTGTTCAGAGCAGTCAGAGAG ACTCAAGAACGAGAAGCCAAGGCTGAGATGCGGCGTAAAGCAAAGGAATTGCAACAGGCCCgaagagatgcagagagacagggcAAAAAAGCACCAGGATTCGGAGGATTTGGAAGCTCCGCGGTGTCTGGAGGCAGCACGGCTGCCATGATCACAGAGACCATCATTGAAACTGATAAACCCAAAGTGGCCCCTGCACCAGCCAG ACCTTCCGGCCCGAGCAAGGCTTTGAAGCTTGGAGCCAAAGGAAAGGAAGTAGATAACTTCGTGGACAAGTTGAAATCTGAAGGTGAAACGGTCATGTCCTCCAGCATGGGCAAGCGCCCCTCGGAAGCAGCCCAAGTGCACGCCCCGCCCATTAATATGGAGAG CGTACACATGAAGATAGAAGAGAAGATCACATTGACGTGTGGGCGAGACGGAGGGTTGCAGAACATGGAGTTGCATGGGATGATCATGCTTCGGATCTCTGATGATAAGTTTGGCCGGATTCGCCTCCATGTGGAAAATGACGACAAGAAAGGGGTGCAGCTCCAG ACCCATCCAAATGTGGACAAAAAACTTTTCACTGCAGAGTCTCTGATTGGCTTGAAGAACCCAGAGAAATCATTTCCTGTCAACAGTGACGTGGGGGTGCTAAAGTGGAGACTACAAACAACAGAGGAGTCTTTTATTCCACTGACAA TTAATTGCTGGCCCTCAGAGAGCGGAAATGGCTGTGATGTCAACATAGAGTATGAGCTGCAAGAAGAGAATTTAGAGCTGAATGATGTGGTCATCACCATACCGCTCCC ATCTGGTGTTGGTGCGCCTGTGATTGGTGAGATTGATGGCGAGTATCGACACGACAGTCGGCGAAACACCTTGGAGTGGTGCCTGCCAGTGATTGATGCCAAGAATAAGAGCGGCAGCCTCGAGTTCAGCATCGCTGGGCAGCCCAATGACTTCTTCCCTGTCCAAGTCTCCTTCATCTCCAAAAAGAATTACTGCAACATACAG GTTACCAAAGTGACCCAGGTAGATGGCAGCAGCCCCGTCAGGTTTTCCACAGAGACCACCTTCCTAGTGGATAAGTACGAAATCCTGTAA